The Flavobacteriales bacterium genome includes a window with the following:
- a CDS encoding glycosyltransferase family 39 protein: MLGKTEKVILALILFIGAILRIYNFWDFSLSNDELSALARLNFDSFSDLIMNGVRIDGHPAAAQVLLWYVTKWFGNGVFVVRLPFVLAGILSVYFMFRLAKEWVSTSAGLLSAAAFATLEFPILYSRIARPYALGMLFALMAATFWIRIVKKNQKSSDFVWLAISLALCAYSHYFAALVAAILAFSGIFLINGKNLKLYLLTLIAALLLYVPYIPIFLHQLGLGGVGQWLGPPENDWLWKHLYYVFNESFIVLSSLLLIGFLGFFVFKPKISFVNHALPLFLFLAPFLVGFFYSRNVNPVLQNSTLLFSFPFLLVFIFSGWNDGKEKFTYATTGILLCVTLLSTSVEKRFYQTNHFGVFKELATHIVEWNRQVENGALLIGDFNFPFYIDYYTQKPELFALYRTTDETGMAELKSMVDTSSKEFLIYAWSTVNQAPEVEAIIQEKFPIEVKRETYFNSEVVMFQKGEKDQPSYIFNFEKSDVWNFNPDEIFKDSLGNRTVLISSENPYGPTFATNAFSLLNKGIEEVLIRIKIKGFDTAPSFQMVYEQANDTARYVWESDEIKRQFKTLGPKWGVFSYKLTPTEDEKDMIKIYPWLPDGGHIEMSAMEIRYR; encoded by the coding sequence ATGTTGGGTAAGACCGAAAAGGTCATACTTGCGCTTATCCTTTTTATCGGGGCTATTCTCCGTATTTACAATTTCTGGGACTTCTCACTTTCCAATGACGAGTTAAGTGCCTTAGCTCGTTTGAATTTCGATTCATTCTCCGATCTGATCATGAACGGAGTTCGAATTGATGGTCATCCAGCTGCCGCACAGGTGCTGCTCTGGTACGTGACCAAATGGTTTGGAAATGGTGTTTTTGTTGTTCGATTACCGTTCGTTCTGGCAGGAATTCTATCCGTTTATTTCATGTTCCGATTGGCTAAAGAATGGGTCAGCACTTCGGCCGGATTACTTTCAGCCGCTGCCTTTGCTACGCTAGAATTCCCCATTCTCTACAGCCGCATCGCACGACCTTACGCGCTCGGTATGCTCTTCGCATTGATGGCTGCCACCTTTTGGATACGGATTGTAAAGAAAAACCAGAAATCCAGCGATTTCGTTTGGCTTGCAATCAGCTTGGCGCTTTGTGCTTATTCACACTATTTCGCGGCTTTGGTGGCGGCCATTCTTGCGTTTTCAGGAATATTCTTGATTAACGGAAAGAACCTGAAACTGTACCTGCTTACACTTATCGCTGCATTGCTACTCTACGTCCCGTACATCCCGATATTCCTTCATCAATTGGGTTTGGGAGGAGTTGGTCAGTGGCTTGGTCCGCCAGAGAATGATTGGCTGTGGAAGCACCTTTATTACGTTTTCAACGAATCCTTTATCGTTCTTTCAAGCTTGCTGCTTATTGGTTTTCTGGGATTTTTCGTATTCAAACCGAAGATCTCTTTCGTGAATCACGCATTGCCGCTTTTCCTTTTTCTTGCTCCTTTTCTAGTTGGTTTTTTCTATTCCAGAAATGTAAATCCTGTGCTCCAGAATAGCACACTATTGTTCTCATTTCCATTTCTACTTGTGTTCATTTTTTCGGGATGGAATGATGGCAAAGAAAAATTCACGTACGCGACAACGGGCATTCTTCTGTGCGTCACACTCCTAAGCACCTCAGTTGAAAAACGATTCTATCAAACGAATCATTTCGGGGTTTTCAAAGAACTAGCAACCCATATAGTAGAATGGAATCGCCAAGTTGAAAATGGCGCGCTGCTGATAGGCGATTTCAACTTTCCGTTTTACATCGATTATTACACGCAGAAACCAGAGCTGTTCGCACTCTACCGGACAACAGACGAAACTGGAATGGCTGAGTTGAAATCGATGGTTGATACTTCGTCAAAGGAGTTTTTGATCTATGCGTGGTCAACCGTCAATCAAGCTCCTGAAGTGGAGGCAATTATTCAAGAGAAATTTCCGATTGAAGTGAAACGGGAGACGTATTTCAATTCAGAAGTTGTCATGTTCCAAAAGGGAGAAAAGGATCAGCCGAGCTACATTTTCAATTTTGAAAAATCAGATGTTTGGAACTTCAATCCAGATGAAATCTTCAAAGATTCACTAGGAAATAGAACCGTTCTTATCTCATCCGAAAACCCATACGGACCAACATTTGCAACCAACGCATTCTCCTTATTGAATAAAGGAATTGAGGAAGTTCTTATTCGTATTAAGATTAAAGGTTTTGATACAGCCCCATCGTTTCAAATGGTTTATGAACAGGCCAACGATACGGCACGCTACGTTTGGGAGTCGGACGAAATAAAGCGACAATTCAAAACTTTAGGGCCGAAGTGGGGCGTGTTCAGCTATAAGCTGACACCTACAGAAGATGAAAAAGACATGATAAAAATCTACCCTTGGTTACCAGATGGTGGACATATAGAAATGTCAGCGATGGAAATCAGGTATCGTTAA
- a CDS encoding SpoIIE family protein phosphatase, with protein sequence MEGLLAIISDAYDHYEQNLELLQRAIELSSIELNQSKSKISNALTLLNEKNEDLLSSIHYARLIQEAILPSEDRFHSALPESFVFHRPRDIVSGDFYWLQEYDDKILIAAVDCTGHGVPGAFMSIIGNNALNAAVREEGLTTPALILDSLNRGVSSTLRHQKDEDHQGTAGIKDGMDIALISIDYKNKQIQYSGAYNPLYIIRDGKLLETKGDKFPIGLALDDGLRLFTNHTFDLIEGDMVYIFSDGYPDQFGGPIGKKFKYDNFRSLLFDIHELSPRKQLKFVEQRFNEWKGDLVQLDDVLLIGMRL encoded by the coding sequence ATGGAGGGCCTTTTAGCTATTATCAGTGACGCGTATGATCATTATGAACAGAACTTGGAGCTTCTTCAACGGGCCATTGAGTTAAGTTCAATTGAGCTTAATCAATCTAAAAGCAAGATCAGTAATGCCTTAACCCTTTTGAACGAGAAGAATGAAGATCTGCTCAGCAGTATTCATTATGCGCGACTGATTCAAGAGGCTATTCTTCCATCCGAAGACCGTTTCCATAGTGCATTGCCAGAATCATTTGTGTTCCACCGTCCGCGAGATATCGTTAGTGGTGACTTTTACTGGTTGCAAGAATATGATGACAAGATTCTAATTGCTGCTGTAGACTGTACAGGGCACGGAGTTCCAGGTGCTTTCATGTCAATCATTGGTAATAATGCGCTAAACGCTGCTGTTCGGGAAGAAGGGCTGACAACTCCTGCGCTCATTCTCGATAGTTTGAATCGTGGAGTTAGTTCAACGCTCAGACATCAAAAGGACGAAGATCATCAAGGGACAGCCGGTATCAAAGACGGAATGGACATTGCCTTGATCAGCATCGATTATAAGAACAAACAGATTCAATATTCTGGAGCATACAATCCGCTTTACATCATCCGCGATGGAAAATTATTGGAGACCAAAGGAGATAAATTTCCTATTGGACTTGCTTTGGATGATGGTCTTCGCTTGTTTACCAATCACACGTTCGATCTGATTGAAGGCGATATGGTTTACATCTTTTCAGATGGTTATCCCGATCAATTCGGTGGACCTATCGGAAAAAAATTCAAGTACGATAACTTCCGCTCGCTGCTATTCGATATTCATGAATTGAGCCCGAGAAAACAGTTGAAATTCGTTGAACAACGTTTTAACGAATGGAAAGGTGATCTCGTACAATTGGATGACGTGCTCTTGATTGGAATGCGTCTTTAA
- a CDS encoding FIST C-terminal domain-containing protein has product MKTEQRQWTAEGGWQEIKMENIGNSADIVFAFGSRKILEDASKYEELRQFYPSAQILMGSTSGEIMEDLVYDESLVVTAVSFEKTKVKVTSMNINDAKDSADAGVKLAQQLSGEGLCHVFLLSDGLHVNGSEIVKGINSALAQNVPCTGGLAGDAANFEKTLVGLNGAPQESLIVAVGFYGSDLEVGYGSVGGWDNFGAERLVTRSEGNVLYELDGQSALDLYKMYLGDKAAELPGSALLFPLGLKFDEDSDTIVRTVLAVDEEKNSMTFAGDIPEGCYVRLMKANFDKLIEGANLAAEHTTQKGGSSSNDKLALLISCVGRKLILGQRIDEEVEAVQSVLGNDVTIAGFYSYGEISPVVESSRCELHNQTMTITTFAEV; this is encoded by the coding sequence ATGAAAACAGAACAAAGACAGTGGACTGCTGAAGGTGGATGGCAAGAGATCAAAATGGAAAACATCGGAAATTCAGCCGATATTGTGTTCGCATTTGGTTCTAGAAAAATTCTGGAAGATGCCTCGAAGTACGAGGAACTGAGACAATTTTATCCATCGGCCCAAATTCTTATGGGCAGCACATCAGGCGAGATAATGGAAGATCTTGTGTATGATGAGTCTCTTGTTGTTACTGCAGTTAGTTTCGAAAAAACCAAAGTCAAGGTCACATCCATGAACATCAACGATGCGAAGGATAGTGCGGACGCTGGGGTTAAACTCGCTCAACAGCTGAGTGGAGAAGGGTTGTGTCACGTGTTCCTTTTATCTGATGGTTTACACGTGAACGGAAGCGAGATTGTTAAAGGAATCAATTCTGCTTTAGCGCAAAACGTGCCTTGCACTGGCGGTTTAGCTGGCGATGCTGCCAATTTTGAAAAAACCTTGGTAGGATTGAACGGTGCTCCGCAGGAAAGTTTGATCGTTGCTGTTGGATTTTATGGGTCTGACCTGGAAGTTGGCTACGGTTCTGTAGGTGGTTGGGATAATTTCGGGGCCGAGCGTTTGGTTACCCGTTCAGAAGGAAATGTTCTTTATGAGTTGGACGGGCAATCTGCTTTGGATCTGTACAAAATGTATTTGGGAGATAAGGCCGCAGAGCTTCCGGGTTCAGCACTGCTTTTTCCTTTAGGATTGAAGTTCGATGAGGATTCAGATACAATCGTACGAACAGTTCTTGCGGTTGACGAAGAAAAGAACAGCATGACCTTTGCTGGGGATATTCCTGAAGGCTGCTATGTTCGATTGATGAAAGCAAATTTCGACAAGTTGATTGAAGGAGCAAATTTGGCGGCTGAGCATACGACCCAAAAAGGAGGTTCATCATCAAACGATAAACTTGCATTGCTTATCAGTTGTGTTGGTCGGAAACTGATTCTCGGACAACGGATAGATGAAGAAGTTGAGGCAGTGCAATCTGTGTTGGGTAATGATGTTACCATTGCAGGATTCTATTCTTACGGAGAAATTTCGCCAGTTGTTGAATCATCGAGGTGTGAATTGCATAATCAAACCATGACAATAACTACGTTTGCCGAGGTATAA
- a CDS encoding UbiD family decarboxylase, which translates to MGYSTLEKCVIDLEKHGHLVRIKEEVDPNLEMAAIHLRVFENNGPALLFENVKGSKFRAVSNLFGSVERSRFIFRDSLERVKRLVQLKGDPSLLIKNPVWIFSALSGAVDAVPFQWKKEFEEVAISDLPQIKCWPNDGGPFVTLPQVYSEDWDKPGILNSNVGMYRVQLGGNDYEQDKEIGLHYQLHRGIGVHQTKSNKAGEPLKVAVFVGGPPSHSFAAVMPLPEGLPEVAFAGALGGRNFRYFKQNGFTVSSDADFVILGEVYPMENKPEGPFGDHLGYYSLQHDFPLMRVKKVLAKKNGIWTFTVVGRPPQEDTSFGALIHEITGSIIPQTIPGLHEVNAVDAAGVHPLLLAVGSERYTPYMEVERPQELLTTANAILGFNQMSLAKFLFIIAKQTDSTPKAKDEQAFLQYLLERFDSTRDLHFQTKTTIDTLDYSGTDLNGGSKLIVAAVGAKKRELSSELFELQLPDGFSLPKVVFSGVLAVQASKYADGTDMQKLTSSLSHQTEKLKGFPLITVVDDSEFVARNLNNFLWVTFTRSNPSHDIHGVEEFTENKHWGCRSSVVFDARIKPHHAPLLVKDDAIEKRVDRLGVKGASLAGII; encoded by the coding sequence ATGGGATACAGCACGTTAGAGAAGTGTGTAATTGATCTGGAAAAGCACGGTCATTTGGTTCGGATCAAAGAGGAAGTTGATCCCAATTTGGAGATGGCTGCCATTCATCTTCGTGTTTTTGAAAATAATGGTCCAGCACTGTTGTTCGAGAACGTGAAAGGCTCGAAATTTCGTGCGGTTTCGAATTTATTCGGATCAGTTGAACGTAGTCGCTTCATTTTTCGAGATTCCCTCGAAAGAGTAAAGCGGTTGGTACAACTAAAAGGCGACCCATCGTTGCTCATAAAGAATCCGGTTTGGATTTTCTCGGCACTCTCTGGAGCAGTTGATGCTGTTCCATTTCAATGGAAAAAGGAGTTTGAAGAGGTGGCTATTTCAGACCTACCACAGATCAAATGTTGGCCCAACGATGGTGGACCATTTGTCACATTGCCACAGGTTTATTCCGAAGATTGGGACAAACCCGGAATCTTGAATTCCAACGTAGGAATGTATCGCGTTCAGCTTGGCGGAAACGATTACGAGCAAGACAAAGAAATTGGGCTTCACTATCAGTTACATCGCGGTATTGGAGTTCATCAGACCAAAAGCAACAAGGCTGGAGAACCGCTGAAAGTGGCCGTTTTTGTAGGAGGACCACCGTCACATTCATTTGCGGCAGTAATGCCGTTGCCTGAAGGATTGCCTGAAGTAGCATTTGCAGGTGCATTGGGCGGAAGGAATTTTCGATATTTCAAACAGAACGGATTTACGGTCTCATCAGATGCCGATTTTGTGATTCTTGGCGAGGTTTATCCGATGGAGAACAAGCCCGAAGGACCTTTTGGAGATCATTTGGGATATTATAGTTTGCAGCATGATTTTCCATTAATGCGAGTGAAAAAAGTGCTGGCCAAAAAGAATGGGATCTGGACTTTTACGGTTGTTGGTCGACCACCGCAAGAAGACACAAGTTTCGGAGCGCTGATTCATGAAATAACTGGTTCAATCATACCACAGACCATTCCAGGATTGCATGAAGTAAATGCAGTAGATGCAGCAGGTGTTCATCCACTTTTGCTAGCGGTTGGTAGCGAACGATATACGCCATACATGGAAGTGGAGCGACCGCAGGAGTTGTTAACCACAGCAAATGCGATACTTGGGTTCAATCAAATGTCGCTTGCAAAGTTCCTTTTCATTATCGCAAAGCAGACCGATTCCACGCCAAAAGCGAAGGATGAACAAGCATTTTTGCAATATCTTCTTGAGCGATTCGATTCAACTCGCGATCTTCATTTTCAGACCAAAACAACCATAGACACCTTGGATTATAGTGGAACCGACCTAAATGGTGGTTCTAAACTAATCGTAGCGGCAGTCGGAGCCAAGAAACGAGAATTGTCTTCTGAACTCTTTGAACTTCAGTTGCCAGATGGATTCAGTCTGCCTAAAGTTGTTTTTTCAGGAGTTTTAGCCGTGCAAGCGTCAAAGTATGCCGATGGAACAGACATGCAAAAACTCACCTCAAGCCTTTCGCACCAAACTGAGAAACTGAAAGGATTTCCGCTGATAACAGTTGTTGATGACAGTGAATTCGTTGCGCGAAACCTGAATAATTTTCTTTGGGTCACCTTCACGCGTAGCAATCCATCCCACGATATTCATGGAGTGGAAGAATTTACTGAGAACAAGCATTGGGGATGTAGAAGTTCGGTTGTGTTCGATGCGCGAATTAAGCCTCATCACGCACCGCTTCTAGTAAAAGATGATGCGATTGAAAAAAGAGTGGATAGGCTAGGAGTGAAGGGAGCTTCGCTTGCAGGAATTATTTAA
- a CDS encoding glycosyltransferase family 39 protein codes for MSQKQFSIQPIYIFGIIVFLGIALHWNIWERDIMGIHAWRQTQTMTVVENFAFENMNILDPRINSRGSGDGISRMEFPLMQWIFAWFYKWFGNNLIIVRILSFVISLLSGLGFYRLLLAYRQSRFISAIGMWCFAWSPVLFYYAINPLPDNLALCFAIWSLVFLKRIQTEPSFFSQILFSLFLSLATAVKLPFILFGAGYIPIFLGRSTSNRIRRTALETGILGLIMLPSLCWYAWVIPTWTNKALIGGVSAESSFDYASALSHIWGVFHSLLPELFINYASILFFLVGITVLFQTKGFLKKYSSEIFMFGSVLLYYLYEVNMIGLAHDYYFFPFLPMIFLLVTAGFKRVTTHQQKWMRYVGFTALAILPLTAYLRTNQRWTSMGFEASLLKHKEELQLLIPNEALVVVGNDPSTHIFLYHIKKKGWTFEQNWLTAENLNDHIDQGAKFLYSNTDFVENTESLNQFLGEPLFNEDGIAVYPLKSTSAL; via the coding sequence ATGTCTCAGAAACAATTTTCGATACAACCGATTTACATTTTCGGAATTATTGTGTTCCTAGGCATTGCATTGCACTGGAATATTTGGGAACGCGACATCATGGGAATTCATGCCTGGCGTCAAACTCAGACCATGACGGTGGTGGAAAATTTTGCTTTCGAGAACATGAACATCCTTGATCCCAGAATAAATTCTCGGGGATCTGGCGATGGTATTTCAAGAATGGAATTTCCACTGATGCAATGGATCTTCGCTTGGTTCTATAAGTGGTTCGGGAACAATCTCATTATCGTTCGGATTCTCTCGTTTGTCATTTCGCTGCTCAGCGGCTTAGGTTTTTATCGACTATTGCTTGCTTATCGACAATCTCGATTCATCAGCGCCATCGGTATGTGGTGTTTTGCGTGGTCGCCTGTTCTGTTCTACTACGCTATCAATCCGCTGCCCGATAATCTTGCATTGTGCTTTGCAATCTGGAGTTTGGTTTTTCTCAAGCGGATCCAAACAGAACCATCCTTTTTTTCACAGATATTGTTCTCACTGTTTCTTTCACTTGCTACAGCCGTTAAGCTTCCTTTTATTCTTTTTGGAGCAGGCTACATTCCAATTTTCTTGGGAAGATCAACTTCTAATCGTATCAGGAGAACAGCGTTGGAAACAGGAATCCTTGGGTTGATAATGCTACCTTCTTTGTGTTGGTACGCTTGGGTTATTCCAACTTGGACAAATAAGGCTCTGATAGGTGGTGTTAGCGCAGAATCATCATTCGATTACGCTTCAGCATTAAGCCATATTTGGGGTGTCTTTCACTCGTTGTTGCCCGAGCTTTTCATCAACTATGCTTCAATCCTATTTTTCCTTGTAGGCATTACCGTGCTTTTCCAAACGAAAGGTTTCCTGAAGAAATATTCTTCTGAAATATTCATGTTCGGATCTGTGCTTCTATATTATCTGTACGAGGTAAACATGATCGGACTCGCTCACGATTATTACTTTTTTCCGTTTCTACCAATGATCTTCCTTTTGGTGACTGCTGGTTTCAAACGCGTCACTACTCATCAACAAAAATGGATGCGATATGTCGGTTTTACGGCATTGGCAATTCTTCCGCTGACAGCTTATCTAAGAACCAATCAACGATGGACTTCAATGGGATTCGAAGCCTCACTACTTAAGCATAAGGAAGAACTTCAACTTCTTATTCCCAATGAGGCGCTCGTGGTTGTTGGGAACGACCCATCAACTCACATTTTCCTGTACCACATTAAGAAAAAAGGATGGACGTTTGAACAGAATTGGCTAACGGCAGAAAATCTTAATGATCATATTGATCAAGGCGCAAAATTCCTTTATTCGAACACCGATTTTGTCGAAAACACCGAAAGCCTGAATCAGTTCTTAGGAGAACCATTATTCAATGAAGATGGAATTGCGGTTTATCCGTTGAAATCGACTAGCGCCCTTTAA
- the eno gene encoding phosphopyruvate hydratase: protein MTYISSVVARQILDSRGNPTVEVDVVTQNGVLGRAAVPSGASTGEHEAVELRDGDMDVYLGKGVLKAVENVNGPIAEAIVGMHAFDQHLIDKAMIDLDGTANKGNLGANAILGVSMAVAKAAAEEAGQPLFRYVGGVNSNLLPIPMMNIINGGSHADNSIDFQEFMIMPAGAGSFSESLRMGVEVFHHLKAVLKKGGYSTNVGDEGGFAPNLKSNDEAVEVILKAIENAGYRPGEDIFLAMDAASSEFYLKDEGVYHLHKSTGDKLSSSDMVSLWKDWTSKYPIVSVEDGLDENDWTGWKQLTDTIGGKVQLVGDDLFVTNVERLARGIDEGIANSILVKVNQIGSLTETINAVKLATANKYTSVMSHRSGETEDVTIADLAVALGTGQIKTGSASRTDRIAKYNQLLRIEELLGDEAQFLGKQMKFLKGR from the coding sequence ATGACCTATATATCAAGCGTTGTAGCCCGTCAGATTTTAGATTCTCGCGGAAATCCTACTGTTGAAGTTGACGTTGTAACTCAAAACGGAGTGCTCGGACGTGCTGCAGTTCCATCTGGAGCATCTACAGGAGAGCACGAAGCGGTTGAGCTTCGAGATGGAGACATGGACGTTTACCTTGGAAAAGGAGTACTGAAAGCGGTAGAGAATGTGAACGGACCCATTGCCGAAGCTATTGTTGGAATGCACGCTTTCGATCAGCACTTGATTGATAAGGCTATGATTGATCTTGATGGAACAGCCAACAAAGGAAATCTTGGTGCCAACGCTATTTTAGGTGTTTCCATGGCCGTGGCTAAAGCTGCTGCTGAAGAAGCTGGTCAACCATTGTTCCGTTACGTTGGAGGGGTGAATTCAAATCTGCTTCCAATACCGATGATGAATATCATCAATGGAGGTTCGCACGCAGATAATAGCATCGATTTTCAGGAATTCATGATCATGCCTGCTGGTGCCGGATCATTTTCAGAAAGCCTGCGAATGGGAGTTGAAGTATTCCATCACTTGAAAGCTGTTTTGAAGAAAGGTGGATATTCAACAAATGTTGGCGATGAAGGCGGTTTTGCACCGAATCTCAAATCGAATGATGAAGCTGTTGAGGTTATTCTTAAAGCCATTGAAAATGCAGGTTATCGTCCAGGTGAAGATATTTTCCTGGCAATGGATGCGGCCAGTTCTGAGTTCTATTTGAAGGATGAAGGAGTTTATCATCTCCATAAATCTACTGGCGATAAATTGAGCAGTTCAGACATGGTTTCGTTGTGGAAAGATTGGACCTCTAAGTATCCGATCGTTTCGGTAGAAGATGGTTTGGATGAGAACGATTGGACTGGATGGAAACAATTGACGGACACTATTGGAGGCAAGGTTCAATTGGTTGGAGATGACCTATTCGTTACGAATGTAGAGCGCTTAGCGCGAGGCATAGATGAAGGAATTGCCAATTCAATTCTTGTGAAAGTAAATCAGATTGGTTCGCTTACTGAGACCATCAATGCGGTAAAACTGGCCACCGCAAATAAGTATACATCGGTGATGAGTCATCGATCTGGAGAAACGGAAGATGTAACGATTGCGGACCTTGCCGTTGCCTTAGGAACTGGTCAGATCAAAACGGGTTCAGCTTCGCGAACAGACAGGATTGCCAAATACAATCAACTGCTCAGAATTGAGGAATTGCTGGGCGATGAGGCGCAATTCCTTGGCAAACAGATGAAGTTTCTTAAAGGGCGCTAG
- the carA gene encoding glutamine-hydrolyzing carbamoyl-phosphate synthase small subunit, whose protein sequence is MKYQNRPDAILLLQDGTIFRGKAAGKIGTTTGEICFNTGMTGYQEIFTDPSYFGQILVTASVHIGNYGVSAADVESDAMKISGLVCKYFSPNYSRPSANGNIQDYFEKNQVVGISDVDTRAIVQHIRDKGAMNAIISSAELDLEVLSSKLKEVPSMEGLELSSKVSTQEPFFFGDENAEHRVAVLDIGVKKNILRCLSDRGCYLKVYPMDTPFEQIMDWNPSGFMISNGPGDPAAMPNVSATVTKMIDSGIPVFGICLGHQVMAISQGISTFKMHNGHRGINHPIKNLITGKCEVTSQNHGFVVNREDCEKNDAVEITHVHLNDNTVAGLRLKGRPVFSVQYHPESSPGPNDSRYLFDEFIKNMESVLA, encoded by the coding sequence ATGAAATACCAGAATAGACCTGACGCAATCCTACTTCTTCAAGATGGAACTATTTTTCGAGGAAAAGCGGCTGGAAAAATTGGTACAACCACTGGAGAAATCTGTTTCAACACTGGGATGACCGGTTATCAGGAGATTTTTACCGATCCATCTTATTTCGGACAGATACTGGTGACCGCAAGTGTTCATATTGGAAACTACGGTGTCAGCGCTGCTGACGTAGAATCCGATGCGATGAAGATCAGTGGTCTGGTCTGCAAGTACTTCTCGCCAAACTACAGTCGTCCAAGTGCTAACGGAAACATCCAAGACTATTTTGAAAAGAATCAAGTTGTTGGAATTTCTGATGTTGATACACGAGCAATCGTTCAACACATTAGAGATAAAGGCGCCATGAATGCAATCATATCTTCTGCTGAATTGGACCTTGAAGTCTTGAGTAGCAAATTGAAAGAGGTTCCGTCAATGGAAGGCTTGGAGCTTTCTTCTAAAGTCTCCACTCAAGAACCATTCTTCTTTGGCGATGAAAATGCTGAGCACCGAGTTGCTGTATTGGATATTGGTGTGAAGAAGAACATTCTGAGATGCCTTTCTGATAGAGGATGCTACCTGAAAGTTTATCCAATGGATACACCATTCGAACAGATTATGGATTGGAATCCATCTGGATTTATGATTTCGAATGGACCTGGTGATCCAGCTGCAATGCCAAATGTGAGTGCAACTGTCACAAAAATGATCGACTCTGGAATTCCCGTTTTCGGAATCTGCCTAGGTCATCAAGTGATGGCAATCAGTCAAGGCATTTCAACCTTTAAAATGCATAATGGCCATCGCGGCATCAATCACCCGATTAAGAACCTGATAACTGGAAAATGTGAAGTGACTTCACAGAATCATGGTTTCGTTGTCAATCGAGAAGATTGCGAGAAAAATGATGCAGTTGAGATTACTCATGTTCATTTGAATGATAATACAGTTGCAGGATTGAGGCTGAAAGGCCGTCCAGTATTCAGCGTTCAGTATCATCCTGAATCTTCTCCGGGGCCAAATGATAGCCGATACCTTTTCGATGAATTTATCAAGAACATGGAGTCAGTTCTTGCCTGA
- the rplQ gene encoding 50S ribosomal protein L17 → MRHRKGFNHLGRKKGHRRALLANMASSLIVHKRITTTLAKAKALRSYIEPLITKSKDDATHSRRVVFSYLNDKEATAELFKEVSPKVADRPGGYTRIIKLENRLGDNADMALIELVDFNELLIKEAKPKKARRSRRAGSGAKSETVAAPAVVVEEPKAEVAEEAPAAEEAPEKEEGEESKEA, encoded by the coding sequence ATGAGACACAGAAAAGGTTTTAACCATTTAGGGAGAAAGAAGGGGCACAGAAGAGCATTGCTTGCTAACATGGCGAGTTCTCTTATCGTGCACAAGAGAATCACAACTACCTTGGCAAAAGCCAAAGCGTTGAGGTCATACATCGAACCGCTTATCACCAAATCGAAAGATGACGCTACACATTCACGTAGAGTAGTTTTTAGCTATTTGAATGATAAAGAAGCAACTGCAGAGCTTTTTAAAGAAGTTTCTCCTAAAGTAGCTGACCGTCCAGGTGGTTATACTCGAATCATTAAGCTCGAGAACCGTCTTGGGGATAATGCAGATATGGCATTGATTGAGTTGGTTGACTTCAACGAACTTCTTATAAAAGAAGCTAAGCCTAAAAAAGCAAGAAGAAGCAGAAGAGCTGGTTCTGGAGCTAAATCTGAAACAGTTGCTGCACCTGCAGTCGTTGTTGAAGAGCCGAAAGCTGAAGTTGCTGAAGAAGCACCTGCAGCAGAAGAAGCTCCTGAGAAAGAAGAAGGAGAAGAATCGAAAGAGGCTTGA